A segment of the Candidatus Pelagisphaera phototrophica genome:
CCACTTCATGTCCGCGTGATACCCAAGCTCAATCCACTCCTCTAGCCGATTGGGAGCAATCGGGCTCAGATCGGTAAAGCGCACTTCATCAAAGCCAAGCTCCTCAAGTTCTCCCCTGAGACCTTCTTTCTCCACTTCTCCAATCATGAATCTGCTTTCCAGAATCGAGCTTCGCTTCGGTAAATACGAATAACGTGGGAAGCTATATCAGAGATAGTGCGTCCATCCGTCAGAACTTCAGTGCCCGCTTTTTTGTAGATCGGTTCACGTTCACTCAGTAGTTCACAAATTCTGGACATCGGATCCTCGACATTCAGCAAAGGGCGTTTCTTATTTCCCTTAATTCGTTCGTACACCGTCTCAGGCGAAGCTAGCAAGCAAACGACCGGACCCAGACTACGTATCTTCTTCAGCATTCCTTGCTGGGCGATGAGTCCCCCACCGCAAGACACGACACAAGACGCTTTCGGGTGGCCACTTTCAACGAAAGACTTTTCCAACTTACGAAAAAAAGCCTCACCCTCAGTATCGAAAATCTGTCTGATTTCCCGCCCCTCCTTTTCTTCGATCGCACGATCGCTATCAAGGAAGCGATACTTTAGACGCTCCGCAACCGACCTTCCAACCGCACTCTTACCGGTCCCCATAAATCCTACTAGGTATAAATTTGGTTTTGCTTGATTACGATTGCTTATCATGGGATTGCGCCAACTTTTCACGAAAGGCTTGTTTCTTTATATCACCTGGAAAGATAGTCTAGGCGATTTATTAAACGAAGAAACCCGTTATGGTCACCAATACAGGAGAATACGATTGCCTCATATTTGGAGGGGGGTTGGCAGGGTCTGTTCTCGCGTGGACCTTGATAGAGGAAGGTAAACGGCCCCTCCTCATTGGCAATACCGGAAAATCCCGATGCTCCCATGTGGCTGCAGGACTCATCAATCCGATCGGAGGCAAGCGGTTAAACCTAGTTTGGGAAGCAGAGAGACATATTCTCTATGCTCGAAATTTTTACCTCCGACTCCAATCGAAATTCGATCGCCAATATTACGCGGAACGAAGAATCGCCCGGATTTTTTCCGGCGACAAGGAGCAAAAGCTGTGGGATGCGAAGAAAAAAATAGTCGCGTACAAAAAATGGACCTCACCACTTACCAAAGAGGATATTCCAGATGCTTGTAGTACGAAAGAGCTTTTTGGATTTGCCATAAAAGGGGCTGGAATTGTTAAGATTTCAGAACTAATTGGAGACGTACACGAGGAGCTCGCTCAAAGAGACGCTATCGAAAATACTGACTTTGACTACCAGGATATCGGGTTTAAAAATGATCGTGTAACCTGGAGAAGTTCCAATGCTCCCATCGCTGTATTTACGGAAGGCCACCTCGCTACAGACAATCCTTGGTTTAAGTTCGTACCATACCGACCAGCCAAAGGAGTCATCGGCCGCATTAAGACCAATGTTCAGCTATCGGATACCATTATCATTCAAGGAAAGTTCCTCATTCCCAGGCAAGATGGATCAGCGATTGTTGGAGCTACATACAATTGGGAAGACAGGAGCGACGAACCCGACAGGAATGGAATAGCCGAAATCGAATCTTTCCTGAGAAAGCTCATGGGCAACCATTGGAGCTGGTTGGAGATTTTCGCTGGCGTACGACCTACAATTCCGGGGGCGATGCCGGCAGTTGGCCCACACCCAGAACAACGAAATTTATTTTCATTCAACGGATTCGGTAGTAAAGGTGCCACTCAAATTCCCATCCTCGCAGACGGACTTTATAGATTCATATGGGAAGGTAAGCCACTTCCTAAAGAGATCTTGCCCGCCCGATTCAAAAAAGAGCCAAATCCACTTTCCAAAAGGTGGATTGCAGTGGAGATCGCCCGTGATCGCGTAATGCGGCACCTTAAACCAGGTGACACTGCCATAGATGCAACAACAGGGAATGGTCACGACACACTCTGGCTTGCCCAATCAGTAGGTCCTAATGGAGATGTATATGCATTCGACATACAAGAGTGCGCGATCGATATTGCTAGAAAAAAAATCGACAATTTAAGTATCGAAACCCAAACTACATTTCTAAAGGCCTGCCATTCTCGAATGATGAGCCAACTACCCTTAAACATCAAGGCCAAGGCAATACTCTTCAACCTCGGCTACCTGCCCAAAGGAGACAAGTCAATCGTCACGAGAATTGACACCACCATTTCAGCCTTGGACCAGTCCCTTACGATTCTTCATCCCAATGGAATCATCAGTATCGTCATCTATCCTGGACATCAAGGTGGCACTTCAGAAGCTGACGGAATATTGAATTGGACCCAATCAATCGACGACAGCTCATATGAAACGGAATTCGTATCCAACCCCTCAGGAAATCCGAAATCCCCCCATCTCCTTTTTATTCAAAAACGTGCCTAGCCGTCCATTTCCTATTCAAACAGTTCTTTCTGATCTGTGTTCTTCACCAAATCTGGGTGAAAAGGAGCGTAGCGTTTCCTCCAGTCATCCATTTTTTTAATGTAGTACTTCGGATCATACGGAGCTGTTTCTACATCGAAAAACTCCACTGGATTAGCCCGTTGCCAGTCTGTGGTTTGACCTTTTTCCTTAGGAGAAATATAGTAGGATATACGATCTCCCATCCGAGCATTCTCTCCCAATTTCAACGCGACCTCCGCTGAAGCGCGCCTTGGTTTCCCTCCGGAATCGATCTTCTTTCTATACGCTTCTGGATTCTGGCTCAAAATCTCGGATTTCGCGAGACTCTTGACAGGGAAATCACTCTTTTCAATTTTGGACTCTATCTCAAGTGCGAGCGTTACTGGATCTTCCTCAGAAGCCCCTAGTAGAAAACGAATCAGCTTTTGCGTGAGTGATCTTAAGAAAGGCTCTACACCGCGAGATCTCATTGCCGAGCCTCGGATGATGACTTTGGCACCATCGTAAAGCGCGTAATTCTTCGCTTTGTAGCAAAACATCGCCTCGTAGCGACCGTCATATTCCAACTCTATTCCTTCAGGTAAAACTTCTTGCGCCTGGCGAAGCAACCTTCCCGGATCGTCAAAGTATTCATTCGCCTCGACGTAAATACCATCTGTATCCGCTTCCAGAGGAGAGCACCCTACTCCTTCAAAAAAGGTTATGAGAGACAGGAGGATCTCCCGACCTTTTGCCGTCACTTCAGCGGCAAGGTTCGCATCGCCAAACCGAGCTCCCGCAAAACCCAGATAGCCATAAAACGAGTTTATGAGAACCTTGAAGCTAGTCTGCCGCGCATTGTATTCTGATGCCAATACCGAATCCTTCGATTCCTGAGCCAGCTTTTTAAACTTCATTCGATACTCACGCAACTGTCGTAACATGGGAATAAAGACCCCCTCTGTGTCTGGCTCGGGATTACGGCCAATCAAAAGCAACAAACTAGGATAAAGAGAGGCGACATCGAAATGCAGCACTCGTTTGAAAACGCCATCCTTGAAACTCGCCGTATACCCTCCGGCAAATGTATGTGACTCGCTCGGGAATGGGCACGCTGCTTCCAAATGGAAGTACTTCTCCTGAAAAACGAGATCAACCTTACTTGCCGTACCCCTTAAACAAGCCTCCTGCAAGGTGGTGGGAAATGCTTTCGTTTGCTCGAAGTAAGTCGGGAGCAAACGGTCCGCGACCCCTTTGGTCTCCCTGAGATCGTCCCGCAAATAGCCCAAGAAACGATCACGATCATCCTCAAACATGTACTGAATATCTGAACCCTCAATGTAGACTCGATCTCCTCCATCATCAGGAGTCACTCCCATATATCGGGCTACGTCTTTCAGTCCGTACGACATCAGTTCTCTCTTTGTGATGTCATGTATTTGAATAAGGATAAACGTATCCACAACTTCTCGACCGGGAAGGTCGCAGCGCGGATAGTCAATCCAACGTTCCGCCACCCTTAATCTACTGTTTCTAAAAGCCGCCTTCTGCCCAAACCGACCCCATTGCATAGGGACCTTCAATTTCTGACACCTACGTCTCAGATACTCAAAATCGAATTTGAATATATTATGCCCCTCGACCACATCGGGATCCCAATCCTGGAACCGTTCGTTCAACTGGCACAACAAATTCCGTTCCGCCTCGTCCGTTCTTTCTGCAAGAACGAATGTTTCGAGTTTCTCCCCACATTGAACTCCAATCGCGAGTACCCGATCCTCTTTTCGTTTCGGATCACTGAAACCTCCCTTTTCTGAACAAGCAGTCTCGATATCCAGCTGCATTCGCCGCAATTCCAAAAACGGCATTTCTTCAAAAAGCCGTGTCTGATGGGAGAGCAAATACTGCTGCTCCAATTGACGTATCCAGTCTATGGAACCTGTTCGCCTCTTCTCTTTTACAAACTCGCGGTAATCCTCGATATCCTCGAACGCTACCAGATGATTATAAGCCGCGCTTCCGGACAACGAAG
Coding sequences within it:
- a CDS encoding shikimate kinase — its product is MKSWRNPMISNRNQAKPNLYLVGFMGTGKSAVGRSVAERLKYRFLDSDRAIEEKEGREIRQIFDTEGEAFFRKLEKSFVESGHPKASCVVSCGGGLIAQQGMLKKIRSLGPVVCLLASPETVYERIKGNKKRPLLNVEDPMSRICELLSEREPIYKKAGTEVLTDGRTISDIASHVIRIYRSEARFWKADS
- a CDS encoding DNA polymerase domain-containing protein: MSVGDSGPAFCGVWISPEGQTHLAWDDGEGARKTEIVGFSPFVWAMDNALGDLVVGASVTSLSGSAAYNHLVAFEDIEDYREFVKEKRRTGSIDWIRQLEQQYLLSHQTRLFEEMPFLELRRMQLDIETACSEKGGFSDPKRKEDRVLAIGVQCGEKLETFVLAERTDEAERNLLCQLNERFQDWDPDVVEGHNIFKFDFEYLRRRCQKLKVPMQWGRFGQKAAFRNSRLRVAERWIDYPRCDLPGREVVDTFILIQIHDITKRELMSYGLKDVARYMGVTPDDGGDRVYIEGSDIQYMFEDDRDRFLGYLRDDLRETKGVADRLLPTYFEQTKAFPTTLQEACLRGTASKVDLVFQEKYFHLEAACPFPSESHTFAGGYTASFKDGVFKRVLHFDVASLYPSLLLLIGRNPEPDTEGVFIPMLRQLREYRMKFKKLAQESKDSVLASEYNARQTSFKVLINSFYGYLGFAGARFGDANLAAEVTAKGREILLSLITFFEGVGCSPLEADTDGIYVEANEYFDDPGRLLRQAQEVLPEGIELEYDGRYEAMFCYKAKNYALYDGAKVIIRGSAMRSRGVEPFLRSLTQKLIRFLLGASEEDPVTLALEIESKIEKSDFPVKSLAKSEILSQNPEAYRKKIDSGGKPRRASAEVALKLGENARMGDRISYYISPKEKGQTTDWQRANPVEFFDVETAPYDPKYYIKKMDDWRKRYAPFHPDLVKNTDQKELFE
- a CDS encoding FAD-dependent oxidoreductase, whose product is MVTNTGEYDCLIFGGGLAGSVLAWTLIEEGKRPLLIGNTGKSRCSHVAAGLINPIGGKRLNLVWEAERHILYARNFYLRLQSKFDRQYYAERRIARIFSGDKEQKLWDAKKKIVAYKKWTSPLTKEDIPDACSTKELFGFAIKGAGIVKISELIGDVHEELAQRDAIENTDFDYQDIGFKNDRVTWRSSNAPIAVFTEGHLATDNPWFKFVPYRPAKGVIGRIKTNVQLSDTIIIQGKFLIPRQDGSAIVGATYNWEDRSDEPDRNGIAEIESFLRKLMGNHWSWLEIFAGVRPTIPGAMPAVGPHPEQRNLFSFNGFGSKGATQIPILADGLYRFIWEGKPLPKEILPARFKKEPNPLSKRWIAVEIARDRVMRHLKPGDTAIDATTGNGHDTLWLAQSVGPNGDVYAFDIQECAIDIARKKIDNLSIETQTTFLKACHSRMMSQLPLNIKAKAILFNLGYLPKGDKSIVTRIDTTISALDQSLTILHPNGIISIVIYPGHQGGTSEADGILNWTQSIDDSSYETEFVSNPSGNPKSPHLLFIQKRA